One Paenibacillus sp. FSL H7-0737 DNA segment encodes these proteins:
- a CDS encoding FtsW/RodA/SpoVE family cell cycle protein: protein MLQKIKKIDGAIVVVLLLLMTVSIFAIYSVTHGREKLDGHHIRMMMYYAIGFIAFIGMTFLDYRILVKYALYIYLFGIGILVLVSFLGETKNNAQGWLSLPGGLSLQPAELFKLILILFLAAMLVRKNKSKLLFWRDVVPLGLLTLFPFLIVLTQNDLGNALSYIVILAGLLWIGNIKYTHALIALVIVASSAIAGIMSYIHYHDEIKTFLNDIGRSHWIERFDPWLVPDKATAKALYHTKNAKLAIASGGMSGEGYMNGSSVQTDRVPYTYSDSIFVQIAEEFGFVGSAFVLLLYFILIHRMILIALEARDRAGPFLIVGIVAMMLYQIFENIGAFIGLMPLTGITLPFISFGGTSLLINMASIGLVMSVRLHGQDVEEDLPKPTPYAAAKQV, encoded by the coding sequence GTGCTTCAGAAGATTAAAAAAATTGATGGTGCTATCGTAGTCGTTCTGTTATTGCTCATGACTGTCAGCATCTTCGCCATATATAGTGTGACTCATGGAAGAGAAAAGCTGGACGGACATCATATCCGTATGATGATGTATTATGCAATTGGCTTTATTGCTTTTATTGGAATGACCTTTTTAGATTACAGAATTTTAGTGAAATACGCGTTATATATTTATTTGTTTGGGATAGGTATCCTGGTCCTCGTCAGCTTTTTGGGCGAGACCAAGAATAATGCCCAAGGCTGGTTGTCCCTCCCTGGAGGACTGAGCCTTCAGCCTGCCGAGCTATTCAAGCTAATATTAATTCTATTTCTGGCAGCGATGCTTGTTCGTAAGAATAAGAGTAAACTCTTGTTTTGGCGGGATGTTGTGCCGCTCGGCCTCTTAACCTTATTTCCGTTTCTTATTGTCCTTACACAGAATGACCTTGGGAATGCCTTGTCTTACATCGTGATTCTTGCAGGTCTGTTGTGGATTGGAAATATTAAGTACACTCACGCATTAATCGCGCTGGTGATTGTAGCAAGCTCTGCGATTGCCGGAATTATGAGTTATATCCATTATCATGACGAAATTAAAACGTTTCTTAACGATATTGGCCGTTCGCACTGGATTGAACGTTTCGACCCATGGCTTGTTCCGGATAAAGCGACAGCGAAAGCTCTTTATCATACCAAAAACGCCAAGCTCGCGATTGCCTCAGGTGGGATGAGTGGAGAAGGCTATATGAACGGTAGCTCTGTTCAGACGGATCGGGTGCCTTATACGTATTCAGACTCTATCTTTGTGCAGATTGCCGAGGAATTTGGCTTTGTAGGTTCTGCATTTGTGCTGCTACTGTATTTTATCCTGATTCACCGAATGATTCTGATTGCGCTGGAAGCCAGAGATCGAGCAGGTCCGTTTCTGATCGTCGGCATTGTCGCGATGATGCTGTATCAGATTTTTGAGAATATCGGCGCGTTTATTGGTCTGATGCCTTTGACAGGTATCACATTGCCATTCATCAGCTTCGGAGGTACCTCCCTGCTTATTAACATGGCCAGCATTGGGCTGGTAATGAGTGTGCGCCTGCATGGTCAAGATGTAGAGGAAGATTTGCCTAAGCCTACTCCTTATGCAGCGGCCAAACAGGTTTAA
- the spoIIR gene encoding stage II sporulation protein R, whose product MNDNHMDKRDSLRVTFKYTAILICFFMIVIMAWEGQKTDAAVAEVSIPQDSIRLRILANSDGTQDQLVKRQIRDTIVEQMNQWVTALEDPQSLEQARALIRTHLPELNALVGSELEKRGIQYSYNVELGVVPFPTKLYGGTVYPAGEYEAVRVTLGEGMGQNWWCVLFPPLCFIDAGSGDAAAPAANKGAKTVSAAGADSGVKAQPAVGTAVQADSSAKDVAAADSAEPEVRFFVWELLQNLWNWISGLWS is encoded by the coding sequence ATGAACGATAATCATATGGATAAAAGAGATTCCTTACGTGTAACTTTTAAGTATACTGCCATTTTAATTTGTTTTTTTATGATCGTTATCATGGCCTGGGAAGGTCAAAAAACCGATGCAGCAGTAGCCGAAGTATCGATTCCACAGGATTCTATCCGGCTGCGTATTCTGGCGAATTCGGACGGAACACAAGATCAACTAGTGAAGCGGCAAATCCGCGATACAATCGTAGAGCAAATGAACCAGTGGGTAACTGCACTTGAGGACCCACAGAGTTTAGAGCAGGCACGCGCTTTAATTAGAACTCATCTACCAGAGCTTAATGCACTGGTTGGATCGGAGCTAGAGAAACGTGGCATTCAATATTCTTATAACGTTGAGCTGGGTGTAGTTCCTTTTCCGACCAAATTATACGGTGGAACAGTCTATCCGGCCGGAGAATACGAGGCTGTGCGGGTTACGTTGGGCGAGGGAATGGGTCAGAACTGGTGGTGTGTACTGTTTCCGCCGCTGTGCTTTATCGATGCGGGCTCCGGAGATGCAGCAGCGCCTGCTGCTAATAAAGGGGCGAAGACCGTCTCGGCTGCCGGGGCAGATAGCGGAGTTAAGGCGCAACCAGCAGTAGGAACAGCTGTACAAGCAGATTCTTCGGCGAAGGATGTTGCGGCAGCGGATTCCGCAGAGCCAGAGGTACGGTTCTTCGTTTGGGAACTGCTGCAAAACCTTTGGAACTGGATTAGCGGATTATGGTCGTAA
- a CDS encoding manganese efflux pump MntP, producing the protein MGIGDVYAGWGQTVTIAIMAIALGMDAFSLGVGIGMKGIRLLHILQMSVLIAFFHMLMPLLGLLTGSYVGHLLGQVTTYAAGGLLVLLGGHMVYNSFRPEVVGTRAMNHRTLWGMLLLSLSVSVDSFSVGVSLGMFVNGVLLTILAFGACGGLMSIIGLLLGRHVSRGLGEYGEALGGAILLGFGLLFIF; encoded by the coding sequence ATGGGCATAGGAGATGTATATGCCGGTTGGGGGCAGACAGTTACTATTGCTATAATGGCGATTGCATTAGGGATGGATGCCTTTTCGCTCGGAGTAGGGATCGGGATGAAGGGGATTCGTCTGCTGCATATTCTGCAAATGAGTGTGCTCATTGCTTTTTTTCATATGCTGATGCCTCTTCTAGGTTTATTAACTGGAAGTTATGTCGGACATTTGCTAGGTCAAGTAACAACTTATGCCGCAGGAGGGCTACTTGTGCTGTTAGGCGGACATATGGTGTATAACTCCTTTCGTCCGGAAGTGGTAGGTACGCGAGCTATGAATCACCGAACCTTATGGGGAATGCTGCTTCTATCACTCAGTGTAAGTGTGGATTCTTTTTCCGTTGGGGTATCCTTAGGGATGTTTGTGAATGGTGTGCTTCTGACTATACTAGCTTTTGGTGCCTGTGGAGGTCTGATGTCAATTATCGGCTTGCTTCTTGGGCGGCATGTCAGTCGTGGACTCGGAGAATATGGGGAAGCATTGGGCGGGGCTATTTTATTGGGGTTTGGCTTGCTATTCATCTTTTGA
- the prfA gene encoding peptide chain release factor 1: MLDRLQSLADRYEKLSELLCDPDVANDSKKLRDYSKEQSDLQPAFEAYTEYKSVMEELEAAKQMQGEKLDDEMKEMVKMEIDDLSKRQVELEEQIRVLLLPKDPNDDKNVIVEIRGAAGGDEAALFASDLYRMYTRFADSQGWRVELMDVNASDLGGFKEVIFLINGRGAYSKLKYESGAHRVQRIPATESGGRIHTSTSTVSVMPEAEAFEIEIHDKDIRVDTFCSSGAGGQSVNTTKSAVRVTHVPTGIVATCQDGKSQNSNKEKALQVLRARISDMKRQEEEAKYAGERKSKVGTGDRSERIRTYNFPQSRVTDHRIGLTLHRLEQVMNGEITEIISALSIAEQADLMDSMDNG; this comes from the coding sequence TTGTTGGACCGATTGCAATCCCTGGCGGACCGCTATGAGAAGCTCAGTGAACTGCTTTGTGATCCGGATGTTGCAAACGACAGTAAGAAACTGAGGGATTATTCCAAAGAACAATCAGACCTACAGCCTGCATTTGAGGCGTATACTGAATATAAGAGTGTAATGGAAGAGCTTGAAGCTGCTAAGCAGATGCAAGGCGAAAAGCTTGATGATGAGATGAAGGAAATGGTCAAGATGGAAATTGACGACCTTTCCAAACGTCAGGTAGAGCTGGAAGAGCAAATCCGTGTATTGCTACTGCCTAAAGACCCGAATGATGATAAGAACGTAATCGTCGAAATTCGTGGTGCAGCGGGTGGAGATGAAGCTGCATTGTTTGCTTCCGACCTTTATCGGATGTACACCCGGTTTGCAGATTCACAAGGCTGGCGCGTGGAGCTAATGGATGTCAACGCGAGCGATCTTGGTGGATTTAAAGAGGTAATCTTCCTTATTAACGGCCGCGGTGCATACAGTAAGTTGAAATACGAAAGTGGTGCGCATCGCGTACAACGTATCCCAGCGACTGAATCCGGTGGACGTATTCATACCTCTACTTCTACAGTATCGGTGATGCCGGAAGCTGAAGCATTTGAGATTGAAATCCATGATAAAGATATTCGTGTGGATACCTTCTGTTCAAGTGGTGCAGGCGGACAGTCTGTAAATACGACCAAGTCTGCAGTACGTGTAACCCATGTACCTACGGGCATCGTTGCTACCTGTCAGGACGGTAAGTCACAGAACTCCAATAAGGAAAAGGCGCTTCAAGTGCTTCGTGCCCGTATCTCCGATATGAAGCGGCAGGAAGAAGAAGCAAAGTATGCTGGTGAACGGAAGAGCAAAGTAGGTACGGGTGATCGTAGTGAGCGTATCCGGACGTATAACTTCCCGCAGAGCCGGGTTACAGATCATCGCATTGGCTTGACACTGCACCGTCTGGAGCAGGTTATGAACGGAGAAATCACTGAAATTATTTCGGCTCTTTCAATTGCTGAACAAGCTGATTTGATGGATAGTATGGACAATGGATAA
- the ychF gene encoding redox-regulated ATPase YchF: MALKAGIVGLPNVGKSTLFNAITQAGAESANYPFCTIDPNVGVVEVPDERLDKLTELVQPNKTVPTAFEFVDIAGLVRGASKGEGLGNKFLAHIREVDAIVHVVRCFEDENVTHVDGKVNPISDIQTINLELILADIESIEKRIERSRKNIKGGDKKYAQEVELLERVKEVLYEDKPARSIELSDDEKLIIRDLHLLTLKPVLYAANVSEEEVASAENNPYVQQVREFAATEGAEVVPISAKVEAEIAELEGEDKAMFLEELGLEESGLNRLIKAAYKLLGLYTYFTAGVQEVRAWTIRKGTKAPGAAGVIHTDFERGFIRAEVVAYADLLAAGSMNGAKERGQLRLEGKEYLVQDGDVMHFRFNV; this comes from the coding sequence ATGGCTTTGAAAGCGGGAATCGTCGGTCTTCCTAACGTAGGAAAATCCACATTGTTTAATGCAATAACGCAAGCGGGAGCAGAATCCGCAAACTACCCTTTTTGCACGATTGACCCTAACGTTGGTGTCGTTGAAGTTCCGGACGAACGTCTTGATAAACTGACTGAGCTGGTACAACCTAACAAGACTGTACCTACTGCTTTTGAATTTGTTGATATCGCTGGTCTTGTGCGCGGTGCGAGTAAAGGTGAGGGACTAGGCAACAAGTTCCTAGCTCATATTCGCGAAGTAGACGCTATCGTTCATGTCGTTCGTTGTTTTGAAGATGAGAACGTTACCCACGTGGATGGAAAAGTAAATCCGATCAGCGATATTCAGACCATTAATTTGGAACTGATTCTTGCTGACATTGAGAGCATTGAGAAGCGGATTGAACGTTCCCGTAAGAACATCAAAGGCGGCGACAAGAAATACGCTCAAGAAGTTGAACTGCTTGAACGTGTCAAAGAAGTGCTCTACGAAGATAAACCTGCACGTAGTATAGAATTGTCCGATGACGAGAAGCTTATTATCCGTGATCTTCATTTGTTAACATTGAAGCCAGTGCTGTATGCAGCGAATGTAAGTGAAGAAGAAGTAGCAAGTGCTGAGAATAATCCTTATGTGCAGCAAGTGCGTGAATTTGCAGCAACTGAAGGTGCTGAAGTTGTTCCGATCAGTGCTAAAGTAGAAGCTGAAATTGCCGAGCTTGAGGGCGAAGATAAAGCGATGTTCCTAGAAGAACTTGGGCTAGAAGAATCTGGCCTGAACCGTTTGATCAAAGCGGCTTACAAGCTTCTAGGCTTGTATACGTATTTCACGGCAGGCGTTCAGGAAGTTCGTGCGTGGACCATTCGTAAAGGAACTAAAGCACCCGGCGCTGCTGGTGTAATTCACACAGATTTTGAACGTGGATTTATCCGTGCTGAGGTAGTGGCTTACGCAGATCTTTTGGCAGCAGGCTCAATGAATGGTGCCAAAGAACGTGGTCAACTGCGTCTAGAAGGTAAAGAGTATTTGGTGCAGGACGGCGACGTTATGCATTTCCGTTTCAACGTTTAA
- a CDS encoding FtsW/RodA/SpoVE family cell cycle protein, with protein sequence MLKKLKKIDSVILIVLVMLMVISILSIYSVTNGRLVQKLDGFHLQMLKYYIVGFVAFFVLTFVDYRIFVKYALYIYILGIGLLVSVSFFGKVKNGAQLGLEIGGLSFQPAELFKLILILLLASILVRKQGATLTFWKGVVPLALLTLLPFAIVIVQNDLGNALSYIVILIGLLWIGNIKISHALIGLLIVGGLGLAGILSYIHYHDEAVYFFEETLGRKHLVDRFDPWLVPDLASDDASYHTKNAKVAIASGGMSGEGYMQGSSVQSNRVPYTYSDAIFVQVAEEFGFVGSALLLLLFFILLHRMILIALESRERSGPFLIIGITAMLLYQILENIGAFIGLMPLTGITLPFISYGGTSLLINMACMGIVMSVHLYGRDVEDDLQLPKALAVKL encoded by the coding sequence ATGCTTAAAAAGCTCAAGAAGATCGATAGCGTGATTCTTATTGTTCTAGTTATGCTGATGGTGATTAGTATTCTTTCGATATACAGCGTGACTAATGGTAGATTAGTTCAGAAACTAGATGGGTTCCATCTACAAATGCTTAAATACTACATTGTAGGGTTTGTAGCGTTTTTTGTGCTTACCTTCGTGGACTATAGGATATTTGTTAAATATGCTCTTTATATTTACATCTTGGGTATTGGTCTGCTAGTGTCGGTTAGTTTTTTTGGTAAGGTAAAGAACGGTGCGCAATTAGGGCTAGAGATAGGTGGACTTAGCTTTCAACCTGCGGAGCTTTTTAAGTTGATATTGATTCTTTTACTCGCGTCCATACTGGTCCGTAAACAAGGAGCCACGCTAACCTTCTGGAAGGGAGTCGTTCCGCTGGCGCTTCTTACACTGCTCCCTTTTGCCATAGTTATTGTACAGAATGATCTCGGAAATGCGCTAAGCTACATCGTAATATTAATCGGTCTTCTATGGATCGGGAATATCAAAATTTCACATGCACTCATCGGATTACTAATCGTTGGCGGATTGGGTCTTGCAGGAATTCTGAGCTATATTCACTATCATGATGAAGCGGTATATTTTTTTGAGGAGACCCTTGGCAGGAAGCATTTAGTGGATCGTTTTGATCCTTGGCTCGTACCTGATTTGGCGTCAGATGATGCAAGCTATCACACGAAAAATGCTAAAGTGGCTATTGCCTCCGGAGGGATGAGCGGCGAGGGGTACATGCAAGGAAGCTCTGTGCAGAGTAACCGTGTTCCATATACCTATTCGGATGCCATATTCGTACAGGTTGCGGAGGAGTTTGGGTTTGTGGGTTCAGCACTGCTGCTGTTGCTCTTTTTCATTCTTCTTCATCGAATGATACTGATTGCTCTAGAGAGTAGGGAGCGTAGTGGCCCGTTTTTGATTATTGGAATTACGGCAATGCTGCTATATCAAATCTTAGAGAATATTGGAGCTTTTATCGGCCTAATGCCGCTTACGGGAATTACACTTCCGTTCATCAGTTATGGAGGCACATCTCTTTTAATTAATATGGCCTGCATGGGGATTGTAATGAGTGTGCATCTTTATGGTCGGGATGTTGAGGATGATTTGCAGTTGCCTAAGGCGCTTGCTGTAAAATTATAG
- a CDS encoding low molecular weight protein arginine phosphatase has protein sequence MLHILFVCTGNTCRSPMAEGLLRKLAKERGIDLEVRSAGVSAISGTSISRHAAAILQEEGIHDHLESSQLTGQSVAWADLVLTLTSGHKQHLLQYFPDAVTKTYTLKEYVHNEEAVTEDIKELDSLYADAELSIALGGEPNATDLQRMIEIRQRIPSFDISDPFGGTREDYELTAAEIRTSLFSLLDKLESLRHL, from the coding sequence ATGCTGCATATTTTATTCGTCTGCACCGGTAATACATGCCGTAGTCCTATGGCTGAGGGGCTTTTGCGAAAGCTTGCGAAGGAACGTGGAATCGACCTGGAAGTGCGGTCTGCAGGTGTATCTGCCATTTCTGGTACTTCTATATCGAGACATGCTGCAGCTATTTTGCAGGAAGAAGGCATTCATGATCATTTAGAGTCGTCGCAATTAACGGGGCAATCCGTCGCTTGGGCCGATCTTGTGCTTACCTTAACCAGTGGACATAAGCAGCATTTGCTACAGTATTTTCCGGATGCCGTAACAAAAACATATACATTGAAGGAATACGTGCATAATGAAGAAGCTGTGACTGAGGATATTAAAGAATTGGACAGCCTTTATGCAGATGCTGAGTTAAGCATAGCTCTAGGTGGTGAACCCAACGCAACGGATCTACAACGAATGATTGAAATCCGCCAGCGTATCCCAAGCTTTGATATTTCTGATCCATTCGGGGGTACGCGTGAAGATTATGAGCTTACTGCTGCTGAGATTCGCACTTCGTTGTTTAGTTTATTAGATAAACTGGAATCCTTACGCCATTTGTAA
- a CDS encoding S41 family peptidase, which translates to MRPRFVLPAALSVAAILLLVSCNRGDFPGKKQSESGQVQASPVAPVASSKVAGKQLEAELSPLTVEQRLEDFDYMWKIIEENYPFLEVNKRLNGEDWLANKEEYRNEIAAVKTDDEFFRRMKFVLSRLNNGHTNFLSKEEYPWFLNAYVQAGFGYEPWINVFQQPNVLARYNQKPLAEQQSSDGIVNDMNSGEAGSQTGKTSGNVKKVIIEPEQIAYLGMRSFAGSLMEMDSSEIRDFLIEVKDYKTLILDIRGNGGGNSDYWRAHIAPLLINKPIEYNTYLLYTRGNYAETFMQARQITRGQQPITSIKDEQLPNLPSEALKMFKTYSKNTDVVIPQESVGFKGKIYLLVDSSVYSSAEGLAAFAKGTGFATVVGGRTGGDGLGMDPLVVALPNSGYVFRFSFEMGLNSDGSCNEEVKTVPDVEVDPDTSKPLLDQPAVQKVLELAKSY; encoded by the coding sequence GTGAGACCGAGGTTTGTATTACCAGCGGCTTTATCTGTAGCTGCAATACTGTTACTGGTTAGTTGCAACCGTGGGGATTTTCCAGGGAAAAAGCAATCTGAGTCGGGGCAAGTTCAGGCAAGTCCGGTTGCGCCGGTAGCCTCTTCAAAGGTAGCGGGAAAACAGCTAGAAGCGGAGTTGTCTCCATTGACAGTGGAACAAAGATTAGAGGATTTTGATTATATGTGGAAGATTATTGAGGAGAACTACCCTTTCCTAGAGGTAAATAAGCGTCTAAATGGAGAGGATTGGCTTGCGAACAAAGAGGAGTACCGTAATGAAATTGCAGCAGTGAAGACAGATGATGAGTTTTTTAGACGAATGAAATTCGTACTTAGCAGGTTAAATAATGGGCATACGAATTTTTTATCTAAGGAAGAATATCCATGGTTTCTAAATGCCTATGTTCAGGCAGGTTTTGGTTATGAGCCTTGGATCAACGTGTTTCAACAGCCAAATGTGTTGGCTCGTTACAACCAGAAACCTTTAGCGGAGCAGCAAAGCTCTGATGGCATCGTTAACGATATGAATAGTGGTGAGGCAGGGAGTCAGACAGGAAAGACTTCCGGGAATGTAAAAAAGGTTATTATAGAGCCAGAGCAAATAGCGTATCTAGGCATGCGAAGCTTTGCCGGAAGTCTCATGGAGATGGATAGTTCGGAGATTCGTGATTTTTTAATAGAAGTTAAAGATTATAAGACACTAATTCTAGATATCCGCGGAAATGGCGGAGGAAACAGCGATTACTGGAGAGCACATATTGCTCCTCTGCTAATTAATAAACCTATCGAATACAATACATACTTACTTTATACAAGAGGCAACTATGCTGAGACCTTTATGCAGGCACGTCAGATCACAAGGGGGCAGCAGCCTATTACCAGCATCAAAGACGAACAGTTGCCTAATTTACCATCCGAAGCATTAAAAATGTTCAAGACATATAGTAAAAATACAGATGTAGTAATCCCTCAAGAATCCGTTGGTTTTAAAGGAAAGATCTATTTGCTGGTTGATAGCTCTGTGTATTCATCAGCGGAAGGTCTTGCAGCCTTTGCAAAAGGCACCGGGTTTGCGACGGTTGTTGGTGGCAGAACAGGTGGGGATGGACTAGGGATGGATCCACTCGTCGTTGCATTGCCTAATAGCGGTTATGTATTCAGATTTTCCTTTGAGATGGGACTTAACTCTGATGGAAGCTGCAACGAGGAAGTGAAGACAGTCCCTGATGTGGAGGTTGATCCAGATACTTCTAAGCCCCTATTGGATCAGCCGGCGGTGCAAAAAGTATTGGAACTTGCCAAATCCTATTGA
- a CDS encoding GNAT family N-acetyltransferase — MMIKLVHMDESAFQFFLGQATRDYAEDKIKAGAWDPEIAMKLSEEAITQSLPKGLSTDGAYLYSIVEISSDIQVGYIWFNVSEGRSGREAFIYDFYVFEPYQSKGYGKQAMVALDEEAREMNVTKIGLHVFGQNNRAFELYKKMGYTVTDITMSKDL, encoded by the coding sequence ATGATGATTAAATTGGTTCATATGGATGAGTCTGCTTTTCAATTTTTCTTAGGTCAAGCTACTCGTGATTACGCTGAAGATAAGATTAAAGCCGGCGCTTGGGACCCTGAAATCGCGATGAAGCTGTCTGAGGAAGCTATAACACAGTCTTTACCTAAAGGGTTGAGCACAGATGGCGCTTATCTATATTCTATAGTAGAAATAAGTAGTGATATCCAGGTAGGATACATCTGGTTTAATGTAAGTGAAGGCCGCAGCGGCCGAGAAGCTTTCATTTATGATTTCTATGTTTTTGAACCGTATCAGAGTAAAGGCTATGGCAAGCAGGCTATGGTCGCACTCGATGAAGAAGCTCGTGAAATGAACGTCACCAAAATCGGGTTACATGTCTTCGGTCAGAACAATCGTGCATTTGAGCTCTACAAAAAAATGGGATATACCGTAACTGACATTACGATGTCTAAAGATTTGTAA
- a CDS encoding L-threonylcarbamoyladenylate synthase, translated as MNEPHDPLFAVQRRSGNRNETVYWVLDLLEDAESDSDVLQPSEENKLAIVEAAAMLREGGTVAFPTETVYGLGADARNTAAVEAVFAAKGRPSDNPLIVHIADPSALDELVTEVHPTAAVLMDAYWPGPLTVVLPVREGVLSPCVTAGLDTVGVRMPDHPVALALISAAGCPVAAPSANRSGRPSPTLASHVMEDLAGYIGGVLDGGAAGVGLESTVVQVQPDGKVAVLRPGGITLEQLAAVVGAEAIAAEPAVVKEFGTSAAAEAPVATAPKERHGAEAVSDSSAPRAPGMKYTHYAPRGWLGVVSGSSPQRVADEAASLLQAAQLNGEVTGLLLFEEHKPLYPADPAACVLSLGSLSSPEEGARSLYAALRRFDEAGATYILAEACPHTGLGVAIMNRLMKAAGGSVIDAG; from the coding sequence ATGAATGAACCACACGACCCTTTATTCGCCGTTCAGCGGCGGAGTGGAAATAGAAATGAGACTGTATATTGGGTACTGGATTTGCTGGAAGATGCAGAATCGGATTCCGATGTGCTTCAGCCAAGTGAGGAGAATAAGTTAGCCATCGTGGAGGCGGCAGCCATGCTTCGTGAAGGTGGAACGGTCGCTTTTCCAACCGAAACGGTCTATGGACTTGGTGCGGATGCACGGAATACTGCGGCAGTTGAGGCTGTTTTTGCGGCAAAAGGGCGACCGTCTGACAATCCCCTAATCGTGCATATTGCTGATCCAAGTGCTTTGGACGAGTTGGTTACAGAAGTGCATCCTACGGCTGCGGTATTGATGGATGCTTATTGGCCTGGACCGCTGACAGTTGTGCTTCCTGTTCGTGAGGGTGTTTTGTCACCCTGTGTAACGGCAGGACTGGACACGGTAGGTGTTCGTATGCCTGATCATCCGGTAGCTTTGGCGCTGATCAGTGCAGCGGGCTGTCCCGTTGCGGCACCTAGTGCTAACCGTTCCGGTCGTCCGAGTCCGACCTTAGCTTCACATGTGATGGAAGACTTGGCCGGATACATTGGCGGCGTACTTGATGGCGGCGCCGCCGGAGTTGGACTGGAGTCAACTGTGGTGCAGGTGCAGCCTGATGGAAAGGTTGCCGTGCTTCGCCCTGGTGGGATTACTTTGGAGCAGTTAGCTGCTGTAGTGGGAGCAGAAGCCATTGCTGCTGAGCCAGCTGTGGTTAAAGAATTTGGAACTTCCGCAGCAGCGGAAGCTCCAGTAGCCACTGCACCGAAGGAGCGCCACGGTGCAGAAGCTGTTTCCGACAGCTCGGCGCCACGCGCGCCGGGCATGAAATACACGCACTACGCGCCGCGCGGCTGGCTCGGTGTGGTGAGCGGATCTTCTCCGCAACGTGTTGCGGATGAAGCCGCGAGTCTACTTCAGGCGGCACAGCTGAACGGCGAAGTGACGGGCTTACTCCTCTTCGAGGAGCATAAGCCCCTCTATCCCGCCGATCCTGCCGCCTGCGTTCTTTCCCTCGGCTCGTTATCCTCGCCGGAGGAAGGGGCACGCTCCCTATATGCCGCGCTGCGGCGCTTCGATGAAGCGGGAGCGACTTACATCTTGGCCGAGGCTTGTCCGCATACGGGCCTCGGCGTAGCTATTATGAACCGGCTTATGAAGGCAGCCGGTGGTTCCGTCATTGACGCCGGATAG
- the prmC gene encoding peptide chain release factor N(5)-glutamine methyltransferase, translating to MDNNALNDGVFVMSEVKSIREAFVEASSFLSQSGCNEPQRSAQLLLEHALGLSGAAYYMALADSFPAAVKEQWEAGVTRRSKGEPVQYIIGEQEFYGRPFEVTPDVLIPRPETELLVEAILRYGVELWPDGTVAPSEAAQEEGAASLAAAQDRAGDAEGGRAVRPLTAVDIGAGSGAISVTLAVEAPAWRVCAGDISPAALAVAKRNAMRSGTAVDFRLGDLLEPFAGMETDILVSNPPYIPGEDIAGLQREVRDHEPRTALDGGADGLDPYRRMMEQLALLPAPPRLIGFELGFGQAEQVASLLEAAGHWKEIITINDLAGIPRHVLGIAR from the coding sequence ATGGATAATAATGCTTTGAACGATGGCGTATTTGTCATGTCGGAAGTGAAAAGCATCCGGGAAGCCTTTGTGGAGGCTTCTTCTTTTTTGAGCCAGAGCGGTTGTAATGAACCGCAGCGTAGTGCGCAATTACTGCTGGAGCATGCGCTTGGCTTATCCGGGGCAGCGTATTATATGGCGCTGGCGGATTCTTTTCCGGCTGCGGTCAAGGAACAGTGGGAGGCGGGAGTTACCCGCCGGAGTAAGGGTGAGCCGGTGCAGTATATCATCGGCGAGCAAGAGTTCTACGGGCGTCCTTTTGAAGTGACGCCTGATGTGCTTATTCCACGGCCGGAGACGGAGCTGCTCGTCGAGGCGATTTTACGGTACGGCGTGGAGCTTTGGCCGGACGGCACGGTTGCGCCGAGTGAAGCGGCGCAGGAAGAAGGCGCTGCTTCGTTAGCAGCAGCGCAAGATCGTGCGGGCGACGCGGAAGGTGGACGCGCCGTACGGCCGCTGACCGCCGTCGATATCGGCGCCGGCAGCGGAGCGATTTCCGTCACGCTGGCGGTGGAAGCGCCGGCGTGGCGGGTCTGCGCCGGCGATATTTCGCCGGCGGCCCTAGCTGTGGCGAAGCGCAATGCGATGCGCTCCGGCACAGCCGTGGACTTTCGGCTCGGCGATCTGCTCGAGCCGTTCGCGGGGATGGAGACGGATATTCTCGTCTCCAACCCGCCGTACATTCCCGGCGAGGATATCGCCGGGCTGCAGCGTGAGGTGCGCGACCATGAGCCGCGCACTGCGCTGGATGGCGGAGCGGACGGGCTGGACCCGTACCGCCGCATGATGGAGCAGCTGGCGCTGCTCCCGGCACCGCCGCGCCTGATCGGCTTTGAACTCGGCTTCGGACAAGCCGAGCAGGTAGCCTCGCTACTTGAAGCGGCGGGTCATTGGAAAGAGATCATCACCATTAATGATCTAGCTGGAATTCCACGTCATGTGCTAGGTATAGCACGATAA